The following proteins are encoded in a genomic region of Phycisphaerales bacterium:
- a CDS encoding 3-dehydroquinate synthase family protein: MTGSPSTVHVSTAGDGYDVLVGRGLLAELGGWCHEAGLNPQRIHVFEDSGVPEKTREVAVGSLGSAAVTRTVLRLDEGSKTIATLERMLVEMAGASLERSDLVVVMGGGILGDVGGLAASLHRRGVRVVQCPTTLLAMVDASVGGKTAVNLHAEISGEGMLLKNAVGAFHQPSLVVADVDALQSLPPRHLRGGLAECIKHAVIAGERGEGLLHLEQLLSAMPTLLAGDPEALVSLVRASVELKAGVVAGDERELATGANAGRRALNLGHTFAHAIEGCGQTRVLVDGHEVHPEHGEAVGLGLIAAAVLAEKLGLGSADLTDAIRRTVASAGLPGRLSSSPSFNTLMAAMRQDKKASGGQLRLVLPTPAGVVMRDDPGNEPLGRAWRALLSAD; encoded by the coding sequence ATGACGGGCTCACCGTCCACGGTGCACGTGTCGACGGCTGGTGATGGTTATGACGTGCTCGTGGGCAGGGGCCTTCTAGCAGAGCTCGGCGGCTGGTGCCACGAAGCCGGGCTCAACCCCCAGCGGATCCACGTGTTCGAAGACTCCGGCGTTCCTGAGAAGACGCGCGAAGTGGCGGTGGGGTCGCTGGGGTCGGCGGCCGTCACGCGAACGGTGCTTCGGCTCGACGAAGGTTCAAAGACCATCGCGACGCTGGAGCGCATGCTGGTGGAGATGGCTGGGGCCTCACTCGAGCGGTCGGACCTGGTGGTCGTGATGGGGGGTGGCATCCTGGGCGATGTTGGCGGGCTCGCGGCGTCGCTCCATCGACGTGGAGTCCGCGTCGTGCAATGCCCGACCACGCTCCTGGCAATGGTCGATGCGTCGGTAGGCGGGAAGACCGCGGTGAATCTCCACGCCGAGATCTCGGGCGAGGGCATGTTGCTCAAGAACGCGGTCGGTGCCTTCCACCAGCCCTCGCTCGTGGTTGCCGATGTCGATGCGTTGCAATCGCTCCCGCCTCGCCATCTCCGAGGCGGCCTGGCCGAGTGCATCAAGCATGCCGTGATCGCCGGCGAGAGGGGGGAGGGGCTGCTCCACCTCGAACAGCTCTTGTCCGCCATGCCGACGTTGCTGGCGGGTGACCCGGAGGCGCTTGTTTCGCTGGTTCGCGCCAGCGTTGAGCTGAAGGCGGGCGTGGTTGCAGGCGACGAACGTGAACTGGCCACGGGCGCGAACGCCGGCCGCCGAGCCCTGAACCTTGGGCACACGTTTGCCCACGCGATCGAGGGCTGTGGGCAAACCCGGGTTCTGGTCGACGGCCACGAAGTCCATCCCGAGCACGGCGAGGCTGTTGGTCTCGGGCTCATCGCTGCGGCGGTGCTGGCGGAAAAGCTTGGCCTTGGATCGGCGGACTTGACCGATGCGATCCGCCGGACCGTCGCCTCGGCTGGCCTGCCCGGCAGGCTCTCGTCGAGTCCGAGCTTCAACACGCTGATGGCGGCGATGCGGCAGGACAAGAAGGCCAGTGGCGGCCAGTTGCGGCTCGTGCTGCCGACGCCAGCGGGCGTGGTGATGCGGGATGACCCGGGCAATGAGCCGCTCGGTCGTGCATGGCGTGCGCTGCTTTCGGCGGACTGA